A single region of the Musa acuminata AAA Group cultivar baxijiao chromosome BXJ1-11, Cavendish_Baxijiao_AAA, whole genome shotgun sequence genome encodes:
- the LOC135582067 gene encoding uncharacterized protein LOC135582067, with product MKLRVVCRKLYDYVRYDLKEIAFPSSLPDPPHIKKRRKLTWRERWYVLKEASRLYAASWVRDIGPDLRPNDYKNVTNDDGGLRQDKTTSARREQSTLEDLAVAARGGMETLRPALQRVYMMRASAYKDALKSFIQGYQEGIKQVMEGKEGEKSQAQENDVKKSS from the coding sequence ATGAAGCTGAGGGTGGTATGTAGGAAACTATATGATTATGTTCGCTATGATCTAAAGGAAATTGCTTTTCCTTCCTCTCTGCCTGACCCCCCACATATCAAGAAACGAAGGAAACTTACGTGGAGAGAGCGATGGTATGTCTTGAAAGAAGCATCTAGACTTTATGCTGCTAGCTGGGTGCGGGATATTGGTCCCGATCTTAGACCAAATGACTATAAAAATGTCACAAATGATGATGGTGGACTTCGTCAAGATAAGACTACATCTGCAAGAAGAGAACAATCAACATTGGAAGATCTTGCAGTGGCAGCTCGAGGTGGAATGGAGACATTAAGGCCTGCTCTGCAGCGTGTGTATATGATGCGTGCCTCAGCATACAAAGATGCACTTAAAAGCTTTATACAAGGGTACCAGGAAGGGATAAAGCAAGTCATGGAAGGAAAGGAAGGTGAAAAGTCTCAGGCGCAAGAGAACGATGTAAAGAAGTCTAGTTGA